In Paracoccus aerodenitrificans, the following are encoded in one genomic region:
- a CDS encoding sensor histidine kinase NtrY-like produces the protein MPTPGLTTIRASRLADRLARLSALRRWRTLTTLVIVLTAPVLAVLTVVVLGLVGVTGGSRWLSLVLVLDFVYLILLLGLVLMRLAQMIAARRRVRAGSRLHSRLVGIFALIALVPTVLVALFAGVVINIGLEGWFSDRVREVVTNAQSAAVAYQNEHREDLTEDASHIADVLRRAASNDPLIGDGELRVVLATQQQQTQRGLREAYVIDGAGEIHARGERSYEFWYVQPTQEQFDSARADGVVLIEDWDQNAFRALVALPPLADRFLYVARDVDGRLLGLLDDTRETIGEYRQLEQDRGRVLLEFSLVYLGFALLLIAAAMWLALWFADRLSRPIGRLAEASERVGEGDLDLQIPEADTGDEIQTLGQSFNRMTRQLKAQREQLVETHRNSEEQRRLFDSVLTSVTAGVIGLDENGEVDFMNRSAMRMVGLDPARDHDRPLVEVIPEFAPLLERLAGTVSESVQDEIRLVRDGHMESLLVRMAMRHGADGGLEGYVVAFDDVTELVSAQRMAAWGDVARRVAHEIKNPLTPIQLSAERLRRKFSKIAPEGPERETVDSYVDVIIRQTNDLRRIIDEFSRFARMPEPDRRETDIAKLLRDTVLLQEDALKADIFSDIPAQPIRIDCDATMMAQVFTNLLKNASEAIDEIRDDLPENWKPQIRVELSESPDSVQITIADNGPGLPEDRSRLFEPYVTMKPSGTGLGLPIVKKIIEEHGGSFTLTDAPERGALAELRLPRERNPVRIARKNKEQEGI, from the coding sequence ATGCCGACACCCGGCCTGACAACAATTCGCGCATCACGGCTGGCCGACCGGCTGGCCCGGTTAAGTGCGCTCAGACGATGGCGGACGCTCACCACGCTTGTGATCGTGCTGACTGCGCCTGTGCTGGCGGTGCTGACTGTCGTGGTGCTGGGTCTGGTTGGCGTGACCGGCGGGTCCCGCTGGCTAAGTCTCGTGCTGGTTCTCGATTTCGTCTATCTGATCCTGCTTCTTGGCCTTGTGCTGATGCGGCTGGCGCAGATGATCGCGGCGAGGCGGCGGGTTCGGGCCGGATCGCGGCTGCATTCGCGCCTTGTCGGGATCTTCGCGCTGATCGCGCTTGTGCCGACGGTGCTGGTGGCGCTGTTTGCCGGAGTCGTGATCAATATCGGGCTTGAAGGCTGGTTCTCGGACCGCGTCCGCGAGGTCGTCACAAACGCCCAGTCTGCCGCAGTCGCTTATCAGAACGAACACCGCGAGGATCTCACCGAGGATGCCAGCCATATTGCGGATGTGCTGCGCCGGGCCGCGTCGAATGACCCGCTGATCGGCGACGGAGAACTGCGCGTCGTGCTGGCCACCCAACAGCAGCAGACCCAGCGAGGCCTGCGCGAAGCCTATGTCATCGACGGCGCGGGTGAGATCCATGCGCGGGGTGAGCGGTCCTATGAGTTCTGGTATGTTCAGCCGACGCAGGAGCAATTTGACTCTGCCCGTGCCGATGGTGTGGTGCTGATCGAGGACTGGGACCAGAACGCTTTCCGGGCGCTTGTGGCCCTGCCGCCTCTGGCTGATCGCTTCCTGTATGTCGCCCGCGATGTCGATGGCAGGCTGCTTGGGTTGCTGGACGACACCCGTGAGACAATCGGCGAATACCGTCAGCTAGAGCAGGATCGCGGTCGGGTTCTGCTGGAATTCTCTCTGGTCTATCTGGGCTTTGCCCTGCTGCTGATCGCGGCGGCGATGTGGCTGGCCTTGTGGTTCGCCGACCGGCTGTCACGTCCGATCGGCAGGCTTGCGGAGGCATCCGAGCGCGTTGGCGAGGGCGATCTGGATCTGCAGATCCCCGAAGCCGATACCGGCGATGAAATCCAGACCCTCGGGCAAAGTTTCAACCGCATGACCCGGCAATTGAAGGCGCAGCGGGAACAGCTTGTCGAAACCCATCGCAACAGCGAAGAACAGCGCCGCCTGTTCGATTCCGTGCTGACCAGTGTGACGGCCGGTGTGATCGGCCTCGATGAAAACGGCGAGGTCGATTTCATGAACCGCTCGGCAATGCGGATGGTGGGGCTTGACCCCGCCCGCGACCATGACCGACCTCTGGTCGAGGTGATCCCCGAATTCGCGCCGCTTCTGGAACGCCTTGCCGGGACGGTCAGCGAGTCGGTTCAGGACGAAATCCGCCTTGTCCGCGACGGGCATATGGAAAGCCTGCTGGTCCGTATGGCGATGCGTCACGGCGCGGATGGCGGTCTGGAAGGCTATGTCGTCGCCTTTGACGATGTGACCGAGTTGGTCAGCGCACAGCGTATGGCGGCATGGGGCGATGTTGCCCGCCGCGTCGCGCATGAAATCAAGAACCCGCTGACTCCGATCCAGCTTTCTGCAGAAAGGCTGCGGCGGAAATTCTCGAAAATTGCGCCCGAGGGGCCAGAGCGTGAGACGGTCGATTCCTATGTCGATGTCATCATCCGCCAGACCAACGACCTGCGCCGGATCATTGATGAGTTCTCGCGCTTCGCCCGGATGCCGGAACCCGACCGGCGCGAAACGGATATCGCCAAGCTGTTGCGCGATACCGTCCTGTTGCAGGAAGATGCGCTGAAGGCGGATATCTTTTCGGATATTCCCGCTCAGCCCATCCGCATCGATTGCGATGCGACGATGATGGCGCAGGTCTTTACCAATCTGCTGAAGAACGCATCAGAGGCGATTGATGAAATACGCGACGATCTGCCGGAGAACTGGAAACCGCAGATCCGGGTCGAGCTTTCCGAAAGCCCGGACTCGGTCCAGATCACCATCGCCGATAACGGTCCGGGCCTGCCCGAAGACCGGTCCCGGCTTTTTGAACCCTATGTGACCATGAAACCCAGCGGAACCGGATTGGGTTTGCCTATCGTCAAGAAGATCATCGAGGAACATGGGGGCAGTTTCACCCTGACCGACGCCCCCGAACGCGGCGCTCTGGCCGAGCTGCGTCTGCCGCGTGAACGCAATCCCGTGCGCATCGCACGCAAAAACAAAGAGCAGGAGGGAATATGA
- a CDS encoding YjbH domain-containing protein, producing MSRCLRPLLLTSTALLTLSVSALGVAQPTFSQTLNSYGMPGAIDTPTATAPPEGELTGSVSDSDPGQRVTLSFQPTARMTTALRYSRIDGIDPERDTLTDRSFDFHFNILHQSEGWRPAVAIGLRDFMGTGIYSGEYIVATKDITPRLQVSGGIGWGRLAGDWRRTDYNDEGGKPRVEDWFSGSAKPFASVEWKATDSLSLLAEYSYDDYQPEVEGGAEEPENKFNFGVNYRIGDIYQVGAYTIGGNIFGIRGSVALNARESQYPSGLEPAPAPVRPRPAPSADPDGWSGAWTADPTAQPVIQNALSKALAEEGQTLEAMSLSANRAEVRIRNNRYNLQAEAIGRTARLMTRAMPPSVETFVITSIDHGMPTSSVVLQRSDIEQLENTASAQIAQRAQIVNADPRPGNLVMAEGLYPKFSWRLGPYLNIGLWDADEAWRYEVGAELRARYELTPGLVLSGAVRKRAFGSADREAPERLTPEEYLADGSDTNSAGVPRVRSDGRMYSGNNDLVIPELTLAWYAKPTPTIYTRVTAGLLERSFGGVSAEVLWKPVDSRLALGAEINRVRKRDFDQLFDFRDYEVTTGHLSAYYDFRGGFWGRIDVGKYLAGDVGATIALNREFENGWRVGAYATKTDMSEEDFGEGSFDKGVVFSIPLNWATGTPTTRRAVSDVRSLSRDGGARLRTDGRLYEVVRDSHTGELYDGWGKFWR from the coding sequence ATGAGCCGCTGCCTGAGACCGCTGCTTCTGACCTCTACCGCATTGCTGACCCTTTCGGTCTCTGCGCTCGGCGTTGCACAACCGACCTTCAGCCAGACGCTGAACAGCTATGGTATGCCCGGCGCGATCGACACGCCGACCGCCACCGCCCCGCCCGAAGGCGAACTGACAGGCTCTGTCAGCGACAGCGATCCGGGGCAGCGGGTGACGTTGTCCTTCCAGCCGACAGCACGGATGACCACGGCGCTGCGTTACTCCCGCATCGACGGGATCGATCCCGAGCGTGATACGCTGACCGACCGCAGCTTCGATTTTCATTTCAATATCCTTCACCAGTCCGAGGGCTGGCGTCCGGCGGTTGCAATCGGTCTTCGCGATTTCATGGGCACCGGGATTTATTCCGGCGAATATATCGTCGCGACGAAAGACATCACGCCAAGACTTCAGGTCAGCGGCGGTATCGGCTGGGGCCGTCTGGCCGGAGACTGGCGCCGCACCGATTACAACGATGAAGGCGGCAAGCCCCGCGTCGAAGACTGGTTCTCCGGTTCGGCAAAGCCGTTCGCCTCGGTTGAATGGAAGGCGACGGATTCGCTGTCGCTGCTGGCGGAATATTCCTATGACGATTACCAGCCCGAGGTCGAAGGCGGCGCGGAAGAACCTGAAAACAAGTTCAATTTCGGCGTCAATTACCGCATCGGCGATATCTATCAGGTGGGTGCCTACACGATCGGCGGAAATATCTTCGGCATTCGCGGCTCTGTCGCTCTGAATGCAAGGGAATCGCAATATCCATCGGGACTCGAACCGGCACCGGCTCCGGTACGCCCGCGCCCTGCCCCAAGCGCAGATCCGGATGGCTGGTCCGGCGCATGGACGGCAGATCCGACAGCACAGCCGGTGATCCAGAATGCTCTGTCGAAAGCGCTTGCCGAAGAAGGGCAGACCCTGGAGGCGATGTCGCTTTCGGCCAATCGCGCCGAAGTCCGCATCCGCAATAACCGCTATAACCTTCAGGCCGAGGCAATCGGGCGCACGGCGAGGCTGATGACCCGCGCCATGCCGCCATCGGTGGAAACATTTGTGATCACCTCGATAGATCACGGCATGCCGACCTCCTCGGTCGTGCTGCAACGCTCCGACATCGAGCAGTTGGAAAATACCGCGAGCGCCCAGATTGCGCAGCGAGCTCAGATCGTGAATGCCGATCCCCGCCCCGGCAATTTGGTCATGGCGGAAGGGCTTTATCCGAAATTTTCGTGGCGTCTTGGTCCTTACCTGAATATCGGGTTGTGGGACGCGGATGAGGCATGGCGCTATGAAGTCGGTGCCGAACTTCGGGCACGTTATGAGTTAACGCCCGGTCTGGTTCTGTCAGGTGCGGTGCGGAAGCGCGCCTTCGGCTCTGCCGACAGGGAAGCACCCGAGCGTCTGACGCCTGAGGAATATCTTGCCGATGGCAGCGACACGAACAGCGCAGGTGTACCGCGCGTGCGCTCTGACGGACGGATGTATTCAGGCAATAACGATCTGGTCATTCCCGAACTGACACTCGCCTGGTACGCGAAGCCGACCCCCACGATCTATACAAGGGTGACTGCGGGCCTGCTGGAGCGCAGCTTCGGCGGTGTCTCGGCAGAAGTTCTGTGGAAACCCGTGGACTCGCGGCTTGCTCTTGGGGCCGAGATCAATCGCGTCCGCAAGCGTGACTTCGACCAACTTTTCGATTTCCGCGACTATGAAGTCACGACGGGCCACCTATCCGCCTATTACGATTTCCGCGGCGGGTTCTGGGGCCGGATCGATGTCGGGAAATATCTGGCTGGCGATGTGGGTGCCACAATTGCACTGAACCGCGAATTCGAAAACGGGTGGCGCGTCGGGGCCTATGCGACCAAGACCGATATGAGCGAAGAAGATTTCGGCGAAGGCTCGTTCGACAAGGGCGTCGTCTTCTCGATCCCGCTGAACTGGGCTACGGGTACGCCGACAACCAGACGTGCGGTCAGCGATGTCCGTTCTCTCTCGCGTGACGGTGGCGCAAGGCTCCGGACAGATGGGCGGTTGTATGAGGTCGTGCGCGACAGCCATACCGGCGAGCTTTATGACGGATGGGGAAAATTCTGGCGATGA
- a CDS encoding two-component system sensor histidine kinase NtrB encodes MNAASGFLPGQGFDALPLPGLMLDVSDRLVGLNDAAELWLNLSRRSMIGHRLGDTEIQSRMRVTPDLGALFQRVRNTQGPVAQPRVRFDLADRSGGYLPQYGDVHLGPAPDGLPGGVTILVAPTDAADGMDPGHAARKAARQAIGMAEMLAHEIKNPLSGIRGAAQLLSMNVADEDREFTDLIVAESRRIVSLLDQVEKFGDTTAPDLKAVNLHDILERARRSAELGFARNFEVMTEYDPSLPDALGDDDQLMQVALNLLKNAAEALERGPGGRTIRIRSFYDGALRLAASEEYPEPRILPLQVEIEDDGPGVPDAIAAQIFEPFVSGRENGTGLGLSLVSKIITDHGGWLRVESRPGRTVFRISLPKA; translated from the coding sequence ATGAACGCCGCCTCTGGCTTTCTTCCCGGACAGGGCTTTGACGCATTGCCATTGCCTGGGCTTATGCTGGATGTGTCGGATCGGCTGGTGGGGCTGAACGATGCAGCCGAGCTCTGGCTGAACCTTTCAAGGCGCAGCATGATCGGGCATCGTCTCGGCGATACAGAGATACAGTCGCGGATGCGGGTGACGCCGGATCTGGGCGCTTTGTTTCAGCGTGTGCGCAACACGCAGGGGCCGGTCGCGCAGCCGCGTGTCCGCTTTGATCTGGCCGATCGCTCAGGCGGGTATCTGCCGCAATATGGCGATGTGCATCTCGGTCCCGCGCCTGACGGATTGCCGGGTGGTGTGACCATCCTTGTCGCGCCGACCGATGCCGCCGACGGAATGGATCCGGGCCACGCAGCACGGAAAGCCGCGCGGCAGGCAATCGGAATGGCGGAAATGCTGGCTCATGAAATCAAGAACCCGCTTTCCGGCATTCGCGGCGCGGCACAGCTTCTGTCGATGAATGTTGCCGATGAGGATCGCGAATTCACCGATCTGATCGTCGCGGAATCCCGCCGTATCGTGTCGCTGCTGGATCAGGTCGAGAAATTCGGCGATACGACCGCGCCCGATCTGAAAGCGGTCAATCTGCATGATATCCTCGAACGCGCCCGCCGTTCCGCCGAGCTGGGTTTTGCTCGCAATTTCGAGGTCATGACGGAATATGACCCGTCGCTTCCCGATGCGCTCGGCGATGACGACCAGTTGATGCAAGTGGCGCTGAACCTGCTGAAAAACGCCGCCGAGGCGCTTGAGCGGGGTCCGGGCGGACGCACGATCCGTATTCGCAGCTTCTATGACGGGGCGCTGCGGCTGGCCGCATCGGAGGAATATCCCGAACCCCGAATTCTGCCTTTGCAGGTTGAAATCGAGGATGACGGGCCGGGAGTTCCCGATGCCATCGCCGCACAGATATTCGAGCCCTTCGTGTCGGGCCGCGAAAACGGCACGGGGCTTGGCCTGTCTCTGGTCTCGAAAATCATCACCGATCATGGCGGCTGGCTGCGCGTCGAGTCCCGGCCCGGCCGCACAGTTTTCCGCATTTCACTACCAAAGGCTTGA
- a CDS encoding YjbF family lipoprotein → MALAVGAVALTGCGSPDMVDDSVMGQIAELTAPAVAGITGRGQAAEPARPALSAEEMAARALAANPAPLILVNLESTGATQVMAMTGENGGMRTYMTPNEQALIMRGGMLVGTKGLGNDLSVAEVQNSASLIRARRSGQATRTNRYVGGDSVERPLPMTCSIATGQGQSFALGGTSWNATQVVENCQGAGVEVQNTYLVTPSGQIPVSRQWVSPVLGYVTIQTIRP, encoded by the coding sequence ATGGCGTTAGCCGTTGGCGCCGTTGCGCTGACCGGGTGCGGCAGTCCCGATATGGTCGACGACTCGGTGATGGGACAGATTGCCGAGCTTACCGCCCCGGCAGTCGCCGGGATCACCGGTCGCGGGCAAGCGGCAGAACCTGCCCGTCCGGCCCTGTCGGCTGAGGAAATGGCCGCACGCGCCCTCGCTGCGAACCCTGCCCCGCTGATCCTCGTGAATCTTGAAAGCACGGGCGCAACTCAGGTGATGGCCATGACCGGCGAAAATGGCGGGATGCGCACCTATATGACGCCGAATGAGCAGGCGCTGATCATGCGTGGCGGCATGCTGGTCGGCACCAAGGGTCTTGGCAATGATTTGTCAGTGGCCGAGGTTCAGAACAGCGCCTCCCTTATCCGCGCCCGCCGCTCTGGTCAGGCGACCAGAACCAACCGCTATGTTGGCGGTGACAGCGTCGAGCGTCCCTTGCCCATGACATGCAGCATCGCCACAGGTCAGGGGCAAAGCTTTGCCCTGGGTGGCACAAGCTGGAATGCGACGCAGGTCGTGGAAAACTGTCAGGGTGCCGGGGTCGAGGTGCAGAACACCTATCTGGTCACCCCATCGGGACAGATCCCGGTATCGCGGCAATGGGTCAGCCCCGTTCTGGGCTATGTCACCATTCAGACGATCCGTCCCTGA
- the dusB gene encoding tRNA dihydrouridine synthase DusB: MKDLAAQSLQIGDVPLGAPVFLAPMAGITDLPFRRVVAGFGAGLVVSEMVASSEMVTERPSPRASVRAKALSEGDAPVSIQIAGREAAPMAETARIVQGMGARIIDINMGCPAKKVTGGLSGAALMRDLDHALGLIDAVVGAVDVPVTLKMRLGWDSDCLNAAELSARARDAGIRMLTVHGRTRAQFYKGKADWAAVREVANLSGRPPLVVNGDIVDAASARAALSASGAEAVMIGRGAQGSPWKLAQIAHELQGTPAPHIPRGAALADLIGAHYEDMIRFYGTDPGLRVARKHLGWYADANGAEQAKQALFRADTPAGTLRLIRSVFADAPGPVESAA; the protein is encoded by the coding sequence ATGAAAGATTTGGCCGCACAGAGTTTACAGATCGGCGATGTCCCGCTTGGCGCTCCGGTTTTCCTTGCGCCGATGGCCGGGATCACCGATCTGCCGTTTCGCCGGGTTGTCGCCGGTTTCGGCGCGGGGCTGGTGGTCAGCGAGATGGTGGCGTCCTCGGAAATGGTGACCGAACGACCCTCGCCGCGAGCCTCGGTTCGGGCAAAGGCCCTGTCCGAGGGCGATGCGCCGGTCTCGATCCAGATCGCGGGGCGGGAAGCCGCACCGATGGCCGAGACGGCAAGGATCGTTCAGGGGATGGGTGCCCGCATCATCGATATCAATATGGGCTGCCCGGCGAAGAAAGTGACCGGAGGGCTGTCCGGGGCGGCCTTGATGCGCGATCTCGATCATGCGCTTGGCCTGATCGACGCGGTGGTCGGTGCGGTCGATGTGCCGGTGACGCTGAAAATGCGTCTCGGCTGGGATTCCGACTGCCTGAATGCCGCAGAGCTGTCGGCACGGGCGCGTGATGCCGGAATCCGGATGCTGACCGTTCACGGACGGACGCGGGCGCAATTCTATAAAGGCAAGGCGGATTGGGCGGCGGTTCGTGAGGTGGCGAATCTGTCGGGGCGTCCTCCTTTGGTGGTGAATGGCGATATTGTCGACGCGGCTTCGGCCCGTGCGGCTTTGTCGGCTTCGGGGGCGGAGGCGGTCATGATCGGTCGCGGGGCGCAGGGTTCGCCGTGGAAACTGGCGCAGATCGCGCATGAATTGCAGGGCACTCCGGCCCCCCATATTCCGCGCGGAGCCGCTTTGGCCGATCTGATCGGCGCACATTACGAGGATATGATTCGTTTCTATGGCACCGATCCCGGGCTGCGCGTCGCGCGGAAACATCTGGGCTGGTACGCTGACGCAAACGGCGCAGAGCAGGCGAAACAGGCGCTTTTCCGCGCTGACACCCCTGCCGGGACACTCCGCCTGATCCGCAGCGTCTTTGCCGATGCTCCGGGCCCTGTGGAGAGCGCCGCATGA
- a CDS encoding sigma-54-dependent transcriptional regulator: MSDILIVDDEKDIRELIADILQDEGFVTRTAANSDEAVDALNETEPALMILDIWLKDSRMDGIDILKQVKRNNPDVPVIIISGHGNIEIAVAAIRQGAYDFIEKPFNIDQLLVVINRAMETNRLRRENAQLRRSDVRAAEMLGNSAAFRRLRDQLDKLAKSNGRVMLTGEPGAGKELAARYIHAHSPRADYPFIVVPCATIEPERMEEVLFGRETAERGVEQGLLEQAHGGVIYFDEVADMPLGTQPKILRVLTEQQFARAGGSDKVRVDLRVISSTNRDLPAEISAGRFRQELFDRLNVVPLAVPSLAERREDIPMLAQHFMQQVHEEQGLPMREISEDAASGLQAMEWPGNIRQLRNVIERVLILAESSGPISPAELQGQASEGSGADTLTLGPRITSLPLREARELFEREYLVNQINRFGGNISRTAQFVGMERSALHRKLKSLGVVGGRAVEEEEAV, from the coding sequence ATGAGCGATATTCTGATCGTTGATGACGAAAAGGATATTCGCGAGCTGATCGCGGATATCCTTCAGGATGAGGGTTTCGTGACCCGCACCGCAGCCAATTCCGATGAGGCGGTCGATGCGCTGAACGAGACCGAACCGGCGCTGATGATCCTTGATATCTGGCTGAAGGACAGCCGGATGGACGGGATCGACATCCTCAAACAGGTCAAGCGCAATAACCCCGATGTGCCGGTGATCATTATCTCGGGTCATGGGAATATCGAAATCGCGGTCGCCGCGATCCGGCAGGGTGCGTATGATTTCATCGAGAAACCCTTCAATATCGATCAGCTTCTGGTGGTCATCAACCGTGCGATGGAAACCAACCGGCTGCGCCGCGAAAACGCGCAGCTTCGTCGCAGCGATGTCCGTGCCGCCGAGATGCTCGGCAATTCGGCAGCCTTCAGACGGCTTCGCGATCAGCTCGACAAGCTGGCGAAATCCAATGGGCGGGTGATGCTGACCGGAGAGCCCGGCGCCGGGAAGGAACTTGCCGCGCGTTACATCCATGCCCACAGTCCGCGCGCCGATTATCCCTTCATCGTCGTTCCTTGCGCCACCATCGAACCCGAACGGATGGAAGAAGTTCTGTTCGGGCGCGAAACGGCTGAAAGAGGCGTCGAGCAAGGCCTGCTGGAGCAGGCGCATGGCGGGGTGATCTATTTCGACGAGGTGGCGGATATGCCGCTTGGCACGCAGCCGAAGATCCTGCGCGTCCTGACCGAACAGCAATTCGCCCGCGCCGGAGGGTCCGACAAGGTGCGCGTCGATCTGCGTGTCATCTCCTCGACCAATCGCGATCTCCCGGCCGAGATTTCCGCCGGTCGCTTCCGTCAGGAACTTTTCGACCGGCTGAATGTCGTCCCCCTTGCGGTGCCCTCACTGGCAGAGCGGCGCGAGGATATTCCGATGCTCGCGCAGCATTTCATGCAGCAGGTCCATGAAGAACAGGGCCTGCCCATGCGCGAAATATCCGAAGACGCTGCTTCGGGTCTGCAAGCGATGGAGTGGCCGGGCAATATCCGTCAGCTTCGCAATGTCATTGAACGTGTGCTCATTCTTGCTGAAAGCAGCGGCCCGATCAGCCCGGCGGAGTTGCAGGGTCAGGCCAGTGAAGGCAGCGGAGCCGATACTCTGACGCTCGGCCCGCGCATTACTTCCCTGCCACTGCGCGAGGCGCGGGAATTGTTTGAGCGCGAATATCTGGTCAACCAGATCAACCGCTTCGGCGGCAATATCAGCCGTACCGCGCAATTCGTCGGAATGGAGCGCAGCGCATTGCATCGCAAGCTGAAATCGCTTGGCGTCGTCGGAGGCCGCGCCGTCGAGGAAGAGGAAGCTGTCTGA
- a CDS encoding response regulator, producing MDGTILIADDDRSIRTVLTQALSRAGCRVHATGSLQQLLKWVEEGRGDLVVTDVVMPDGNGIDAIPAIRRLRPELPVIVISAQNSIVTAIRATEAEAFDYLPKPFDLPDLLSRAKEGLSRRPRKSDLTATEPEKPPVTIGETGLPLIGHAPAMQSLFRLVAKVLNADLPVMVTGEAGVGKTTIARALHEFSERKDALLVVLTPADGEAETLSRLVRSARGGTVLIENPAGFESSAQTRLLALLEQMDATDATPRLVSTSGPDPQQDLDEGRLRPDLFYRLAGATIAVPPLAARRDDIPELARHLMLRAAGQGLSERPLSDEVLTALRSLDYPGNVRQLENLIRRLALTGSGPVTSEELRDQSPAAVAVHPSASARTVSQSGASGQLSGSVADHLQRYFDLHGDALPPPGLYDRILREIEVPLLEISLDATGGNQLRCAELLGINRNTLRKKLSDLNIQVTRRRRVM from the coding sequence ATGGACGGAACCATCCTGATCGCAGATGATGACCGAAGCATCCGCACGGTGCTGACGCAGGCGCTGAGCCGCGCAGGGTGCAGGGTCCATGCGACGGGCAGCCTTCAGCAGCTTCTCAAATGGGTCGAAGAGGGGCGGGGCGATCTGGTGGTGACCGATGTCGTCATGCCGGACGGAAACGGCATTGATGCGATTCCGGCCATCCGCCGCCTGCGCCCGGAATTGCCGGTGATCGTGATTTCGGCGCAGAACAGCATCGTCACGGCGATCAGGGCGACCGAGGCCGAGGCATTCGACTATCTTCCCAAGCCCTTCGATCTGCCGGATCTGTTGTCACGCGCAAAAGAGGGGCTGTCGCGGCGGCCCCGGAAAAGCGATCTGACGGCGACAGAACCGGAGAAGCCGCCGGTCACGATCGGCGAGACCGGGCTTCCGCTGATCGGACATGCGCCCGCCATGCAGTCGCTGTTCCGGCTGGTGGCAAAGGTTCTGAACGCCGATCTGCCGGTTATGGTCACGGGTGAGGCCGGTGTCGGCAAGACGACGATTGCCCGCGCCTTGCATGAATTCTCTGAGCGCAAGGATGCCCTCCTTGTGGTGCTGACCCCGGCAGATGGCGAAGCCGAAACGCTGTCGCGGCTGGTCCGGTCTGCACGTGGCGGGACGGTTCTGATCGAGAACCCGGCCGGGTTCGAATCCTCGGCGCAGACGCGTCTGCTGGCTCTGCTTGAACAGATGGATGCAACGGACGCGACCCCACGGCTGGTTTCGACGTCTGGTCCCGATCCGCAGCAGGATCTGGATGAGGGGCGTCTGCGCCCCGATCTGTTCTATCGTCTGGCGGGAGCCACCATTGCCGTGCCGCCGCTTGCCGCGCGACGTGACGATATCCCGGAACTCGCACGTCACCTGATGCTTCGCGCGGCGGGGCAGGGTCTGTCCGAGCGACCGCTTTCCGATGAGGTCCTGACCGCGCTGCGGAGCCTCGACTATCCCGGCAATGTCCGGCAACTGGAAAATCTGATCCGCCGTCTCGCCCTGACCGGTTCGGGTCCGGTCACCTCAGAGGAACTGCGCGACCAGTCCCCGGCGGCGGTCGCTGTGCACCCCTCGGCTTCGGCGCGGACGGTTTCGCAGAGCGGTGCTTCCGGCCAGCTTTCCGGTTCCGTGGCCGATCATCTTCAGCGTTATTTCGATCTTCATGGCGATGCCCTGCCGCCGCCGGGTCTGTACGACCGCATCCTGCGCGAAATCGAGGTGCCGCTTCTGGAAATTTCCCTTGATGCGACAGGCGGAAACCAGCTTCGTTGTGCTGAATTGCTGGGGATCAACCGCAATACGTTGCGCAAGAAGCTCAGTGATCTGAATATTCAGGTGACACGACGCCGTCGGGTGATGTAA
- a CDS encoding COG3650 family protein, which translates to MKFRLALVLLPLALAACDEQAMQDLRMPWDQPLDATPEPAAPPVDPMQIPLVDPEVSPTQVPMEVEGQRNAVATAESTTLNTMAFTASGNEPFWRVDVAEGTARYATPDNQSGRNISVNRIVYRQGVEYVGTLNGLPFTLNIRNVACQDSMSGDTFPMTALLRSGSQRMQGCARPAVPATPENAQAPATRPEQG; encoded by the coding sequence ATGAAATTCCGCCTCGCCCTGGTGCTTCTGCCGCTCGCTCTTGCGGCCTGTGACGAACAGGCCATGCAGGATCTCCGCATGCCGTGGGACCAGCCGCTTGACGCCACGCCCGAACCGGCTGCGCCGCCTGTGGATCCGATGCAGATCCCGCTGGTCGATCCCGAAGTGTCGCCCACGCAAGTGCCGATGGAGGTCGAAGGTCAGCGAAACGCCGTTGCAACGGCTGAATCCACCACGCTGAACACGATGGCCTTCACGGCATCCGGCAATGAACCCTTCTGGCGCGTTGATGTCGCGGAAGGAACGGCGCGATATGCCACGCCTGACAACCAATCGGGCCGGAATATTTCGGTGAACCGGATCGTGTACCGTCAGGGTGTCGAATATGTCGGGACGCTGAATGGTCTGCCGTTCACGCTGAACATTCGCAACGTCGCCTGTCAGGACAGCATGTCGGGCGACACATTCCCGATGACCGCGCTTCTGCGCAGCGGCTCGCAGCGCATGCAGGGCTGTGCCCGCCCTGCCGTGCCTGCAACCCCCGAAAACGCACAGGCCCCGGCGACCCGGCCCGAGCAGGGTTGA